A region of Epinephelus fuscoguttatus linkage group LG1, E.fuscoguttatus.final_Chr_v1 DNA encodes the following proteins:
- the b9d2 gene encoding B9 domain-containing protein 2, with translation MAELHIIGQIIGASGFPQNSLFCKWGVHTGGAWRLLTGLKEGQTQVDIPQIGDMAYWSHPIDLHYTTKGLQGWPKLHLQVWHQDSFGRCELYGYGYCHVPSSPGHHRITCVTWRPLGSWQEQLAQMFVGGGPQLRSTDIIYSGADRYRLHTEAMGTVELELGIILRHLDKYGVES, from the coding sequence ATGGCAGAGCTGCACATCATAGGCCAAATCATCGGGGCCAGTGGTTTCCCGCAGAACAGCCTATTTTGCAAATGGGGAGTTCACACGGGAGGAGCATGGCGTCTCCTGACTGGGCTGAAGGAGGGTCAGACCCAGGTGGATATCCCACAGATAGGAGACATGGCGTATTGGAGTCACCCAATTGATCTGCACTACACGACCAAGGGACTCCAGGGCTGGCCGAAGCTTCACCTCCAGGTGTGGCACCAGGACTCCTTTGGGCGCTGCGAGCTGTACGGTTACGGGTACTGCCACGTCCCTTCCAGCCCCGGACACCACCGGATAACCTGTGTGACCTGGAGGCCGCTCGGCTCCTGGCAGGAGCAGCTGGCTCAAATGTTTGTCGGCGGAGGTCCTCAGCTCCGCAGCACGGACATTATCTACAGCGGGGCGGACAGATACAGACTGCACACCGAAGCTATGGGGACCGTGGAGCTGGAGCTCGGTATCATCCTGAGGCACCTCGACAAATATGGCGTCGAGAGCTAA